In Anseongella ginsenosidimutans, one genomic interval encodes:
- a CDS encoding Gfo/Idh/MocA family protein: MKRRKFLQSSFASATLFTIVPRQVLGKGFTAPSDQVTLGVIGTGKQSHGLTGQFIKLDGCRVVAACDVYKGKLDRFVKEVNGRYAEKLGKSSYNATLGFDNYRELLEKIDAVIIATPDHWHAIPAIEAMEAGKDVYCEKPLSHTVEEGRAMVSAARKHQRILQTGSMQRSRESFRHACELVQNGYIGEVKTVKVNVGDPAVSCDLPAEASPRGLDWNAWLGPAPQRPFNSVMAPPLSFDGFPNWRLYGEYGGGILSDWGAHMFDIAQWALGMDNSGPVELIPPPDREAKRGMQFRYENGVIMTHEDFGRGFAVEFNGTEGQLQVSREFLETNPASIASQVIKSGEKRLYKSDNHYLDWLNCIKSRELPVCDVETGHRSATVCHLANIAYQLGISLEWDPVKERFKDSKANKLLGKKYRKPYHIGI, encoded by the coding sequence ATGAAAAGAAGAAAATTCCTGCAATCTTCCTTTGCTTCGGCAACACTTTTTACCATTGTTCCCCGGCAGGTGCTGGGAAAAGGATTTACCGCTCCCAGCGACCAGGTGACCCTGGGGGTAATCGGTACCGGCAAACAAAGCCACGGCCTTACCGGCCAGTTTATCAAGCTGGACGGTTGCCGGGTAGTAGCCGCCTGCGATGTGTATAAAGGCAAACTGGACCGCTTCGTAAAAGAGGTCAACGGCCGCTATGCCGAAAAACTCGGCAAGTCCTCCTACAATGCTACCCTGGGATTCGATAATTACCGGGAGCTGCTGGAAAAAATAGACGCAGTGATCATTGCAACCCCCGACCACTGGCATGCTATCCCGGCTATTGAGGCGATGGAGGCTGGCAAAGACGTGTATTGCGAAAAACCTTTATCCCACACCGTGGAAGAAGGCAGGGCCATGGTCAGCGCCGCCCGGAAACACCAGCGTATCCTGCAAACCGGCAGTATGCAGCGTTCCCGGGAAAGCTTCCGGCATGCCTGCGAGTTGGTGCAGAACGGTTATATCGGCGAGGTAAAAACGGTCAAGGTGAACGTTGGCGACCCGGCCGTTTCCTGCGACCTGCCGGCGGAAGCCAGTCCCAGGGGACTGGATTGGAACGCCTGGCTGGGCCCCGCTCCCCAGCGTCCTTTCAATTCTGTCATGGCCCCGCCCTTGTCTTTTGACGGCTTTCCCAACTGGCGTTTATACGGGGAATACGGGGGCGGAATCCTTTCCGATTGGGGCGCGCATATGTTCGATATTGCGCAATGGGCACTGGGAATGGATAATTCCGGGCCGGTGGAACTGATCCCTCCGCCGGACAGGGAAGCAAAGCGCGGAATGCAGTTTCGCTATGAAAATGGGGTAATCATGACCCACGAGGACTTTGGGCGCGGATTCGCCGTCGAGTTCAACGGTACCGAAGGACAGCTGCAGGTGAGCCGTGAATTCCTGGAAACCAACCCGGCTTCCATTGCATCCCAGGTAATAAAATCCGGCGAAAAAAGACTTTACAAGAGCGATAACCATTATCTTGACTGGCTGAACTGTATTAAAAGCCGGGAACTTCCCGTCTGCGATGTAGAAACAGGCCATCGCTCCGCGACCGTTTGCCACCTGGCGAATATTGCTTACCAACTGGGAATTTCCCTGGAATGGGACCCGGTTAAGGAGCGCTTCAAGGACAGTAAAGCCAATAAGCTGCTTGGGAAAAAATACCGCAAGCCCTATCATATAGGTATTTAA
- a CDS encoding FecR family protein, whose protein sequence is MKFEDDLNDKDVQDQWRRLQAAIEKKQAAGEQPVRAIRPGWKTSWKTGWKRSAGIAASLALLLAVSIWLIHEPSSRILYSTGYGEQKHITLPDSSRVVLNSNSSLSFDNNWQPQEPRSVELSGEAFFSVVHTGNNQRFIVNTPEGMEVQVLGTEFNVYDRRGIQRVVLNSGSVRLEYKDREAVSMAPGKWSPGKDRAPGWKRGRWTPPGILPGPAEGWYLRIRR, encoded by the coding sequence ATGAAATTTGAGGACGATCTGAACGACAAAGACGTGCAGGACCAGTGGCGGCGGCTGCAGGCAGCTATTGAAAAGAAGCAAGCCGCAGGGGAACAGCCGGTACGCGCTATTCGTCCGGGCTGGAAAACCAGCTGGAAAACCGGCTGGAAAAGATCCGCGGGCATTGCGGCCAGCCTGGCATTGCTCCTGGCAGTATCAATATGGCTTATCCACGAACCTTCTTCCCGCATACTGTATAGCACTGGCTACGGTGAGCAGAAACATATCACCCTTCCCGATAGTTCGCGGGTGGTATTGAATTCCAATTCTTCCCTCAGCTTTGACAACAATTGGCAGCCGCAGGAGCCCAGAAGCGTGGAACTGAGCGGGGAAGCCTTTTTCTCGGTAGTACATACCGGAAACAACCAACGGTTTATTGTGAATACCCCGGAAGGCATGGAAGTACAGGTACTCGGTACTGAGTTCAATGTCTACGACCGAAGGGGGATTCAGCGGGTAGTGCTTAATTCCGGAAGCGTGCGGCTGGAATACAAGGACCGGGAAGCAGTCAGTATGGCCCCGGGGAAATGGTCACCAGGCAAGGACAGGGCGCCAGGCTGGAAAAGAGGAAGGTGGACGCCTCCCGGTATTCTTCCTGGACCAGCGGAAGGCTGGTATTTGAGAATACGCCGGTGA
- a CDS encoding RNA polymerase sigma factor, with the protein MDTGGQLWDAFREGDMKAFGELYHRYYRPLYNYGFTIFADKEVIMDCLHELFLDLWERRDRLAAVNNIKYYLLVAFRRRIIHTRKRGKQTEAVIIPETEAAAQPSAEDRFMEEESRLIFSSRFREAFDKLPPRRREAIYLRYCQELSYPQITLVMEVQYQTVRDLISKGIKTLRKELQRDVQAASITYPAQGMPGWSS; encoded by the coding sequence ATGGATACTGGTGGCCAGTTGTGGGACGCTTTCAGGGAGGGCGATATGAAAGCCTTCGGAGAACTTTATCACCGGTATTACCGTCCGCTGTATAATTACGGCTTTACTATTTTTGCCGACAAGGAAGTAATCATGGACTGCCTGCATGAATTGTTCCTGGACCTTTGGGAGCGGCGGGACCGCCTTGCTGCGGTGAATAACATCAAATACTACCTGCTGGTTGCTTTCAGAAGAAGGATCATCCATACCCGCAAACGCGGGAAACAAACGGAAGCGGTTATCATTCCGGAAACAGAAGCTGCCGCTCAGCCATCGGCGGAAGACCGCTTTATGGAAGAGGAGAGCCGGCTTATTTTTAGCAGCCGGTTCAGGGAAGCATTTGACAAACTCCCTCCCCGGCGGCGGGAAGCGATCTATCTCAGGTATTGCCAGGAATTGAGTTATCCCCAGATCACCCTTGTAATGGAAGTACAATACCAGACCGTGCGGGACCTGATCTCCAAAGGCATTAAAACGCTGCGCAAAGAGCTGCAGCGGGACGTGCAGGCCGCTTCCATTACTTACCCTGCCCAGGGTATGCCCGGATGGTCTTCCTGA